From the genome of Spirochaeta lutea:
ATATGAAATACGCTTAATCCCTCCCGGAGATTTTCATCAGCCCACTGGGCAAGACGGGGCTGGGTCTTCTCATACTTTTCTACCAGGCTCTGCAAGTACCTTTCGGCGTTCTGTTCATCTGGGGCATTGAAAACCTTGCGGATTTCCGCCGCTACCGCCGGGACATCGTCTTTCCTTGTCACGTAACCACGAGCATTTTGCTGCAAGTGAAATTGACACCGTTGCCACAAGATTCCAGGAAACACAGCATCGATAGCTGCTCGAAGACCCGCATGGTCATCACTGGTAATCATGGTCAGACCATGGAGCCCTCTACGAACCAGGCCTTCTAGAAACGATCGCCAATTTACCTCCGCTTCGCTATTGGCTACTTCTGTGCCCAAAATCTGACGTTTGCCTTCATAATCGACGCCTATGGCCATCAGTAGGGACTGTTTGACCACTTTCGAGCCTACACGCACTGATTCATATGTAGCGTCGAGCACGAGATACTGTATTTGTCCTACCGGCGAGGATCGCCAGGATGTTGCCTCTTCATCCAGCTCCTTCGCCAATCGACTTACCTGTGAGGAGCTCACCTCGGTGCCGCATAGGATTTCTACGATATCTGAAACCCGTCTAGTACTGACCCCTTTTACGTACATCTCGGCTATCGCAAGTTTTAAGGCTCGTTCACTCCGAATACCCTTTTCGATACAGCTGGGATAGAATTCCAGTCCGCGGACTTGAGGTATCTTGAGTAATACCTTCCCGGTAGCCAAAGCCAAGGTTTTGTTCTTAAACCCGTTGGCGTAGCCCATTCGATCTTCGGTCCGCTCATAGGGTTCGGCCTGAAGGGTTTTGGCTCGCTCAAGTTTCATTGCTTCGTTCACTACCTTTTCTATCACCTTAGAAAATTTACTGTCTTCCTTGGTGGCTAACATTTGGATCACTTGCTCTAAAAGTGTATACTCTGATTGGTAGGCCATCGGGCTCTCCTTATGGTTTGTTTCGTCACTTACCATTTGAGCCTGATCGGCCTGCTTTCTTCAACCTAATTTACAGAAAGAATTGTACACCAACTTCCGTAGAGCCAACCAACCCCGGTGGTCACACTGACTACAAAGGCAGAATGCGCGCTGGGGATCCCGCCGGCTGTTGTTAGATACCTAGGCTCTATCCGGCCATCGCGAATAGAATACACAACAAACTTAAATAGCTGACATGATAGTTGGATGCCAGCTGCGATGATAAGGGCAAGTCCGGGAAACATAGTATTGTCATTCATAGTACCCGAAGAATAGCCTCATCCAGGTTTCTCTGCAAGTTTGGTTGGCGCATCAATCATCGATTCTCGATATAACGTCCAGATTTCAAGCTCTGAAAGGAACACCTCATAATCAATTTCAGCCTGTTGAATTCGATCGCGATATAATTGGGCGTAGGTGTAATCACCCTGAGACGCTGATTCCTCCAACGACCGTAATCTTTCGGCGTTTCTTGATTGCAGTTCCAGGAGCGCCTTATACCGATGGATCGCGTGTTGGTATTCATGCTCCCTGACAACCCTGCTTTCTGAGATCCGCTCCTGCTCAGCTCTATACTCGTGAAAAACCAACCTCTCCTCCCAATTAAGATCCAACACATCCATACGCCGTCGTCGGTCCCAGGGGGTCCAAGCCAGGGAAACGCTCAGAATCAGGGGCTCGTACCAGAGTTCCGGCGCGATTCCCTTCCAACTATCACCGTACCCGGTACCCGCAACTGAAAAAGCATTGCTGGAAAGGGAATACCCTAGGGTGATCTCGACAATGGGACTGGAATATCGCTTAGCCTCTAAGCCCTGGTTTAAAACCCGTTGAACTCCTAACCGAGAAAGCGCCAACCGAATTTCATCACTCCTCCGTTCGAATCCTGGTTTGTAATACCCCCCCGGGTTATCAGCTATACGAGGTATTATCCGGAGAAACTCCTCAAACCCAATACGGCGGAACAGCCCTTCACTCTGGAGATAGGCGAATAGGCTGTGATACTCTCGGTTTAACGTGAGGGTCTCAAGCTCAAGTCGCAGCAGTTCCTGACGGATCGCCTCCAAGTTGACCCGGGATGATCCCAGGTCAGCTTGCTTCTCTTCACCGACTTCAATCTCTTGGATCAGGGTTCGCTGCCTCTCTAAATACGCAGTGCGTTCAGATACGATACACCATTGTTGAAACACCCCAAGACAGTCTAGTTGATCCTGGATTGAATCAAGCCCAGCAGAGAGGTTTAATTGATCCCCTCTATATAGGGACTGCCGCTGGGATTCTCCCAGACGGTATGCTCCGGCAAACTGGAGGGGTTGAGTCCAGGAAAAATCACAGCTAATTTCCTGATAAAACCCTCCTTCCTGGTCCGGTCCGGGCAAGGTGATGCCGCTGCTGTGGGAAAGTGTCCCCGTTATTTTTCCTCCGAAGGGGAGATCAATCTGGGAAGAAACACTACCCTTTAGAATGATGTCCCCGGGCAGATACCCACTCCAGGCGGAGATGGGGGATAGGGTCAGTGAAGTACTTCTTAAGCCGAATCTCGGAATTGCGTTTAGTCTTGCGGCATTTGCTTGGGATGCCCGCATTCTTACCCCTTGTGTCGTGAGGCTTTCCTGTTGCCAAATTTCCCAAAAGGTTTCCCAAGTCATAGCCGAACAGGGAAATGTAATGCAGAACCAGCATAGAATTATTTTTTTCATACCCAGTCCAAGACTTCTAAAATGAAATGAATAATTTTCCGTCGTTGCAGAATAATTCTAGCCTCCCCGATAATTCCCGGCGGAATCGGAATCTCAGAGGAGGACTCCCTATGCTTTACAAGAGATGGGATTTCAGCTTCCAAAAAATATACAGGCTCTCCGGCATGGGTATGGGAAGAATCTGCAGGAATGGTAACCACGGTACCAACAATCGGCTCATATTCATTTATTGGCAGAGACTCAAAATGGATAATCACCTTCATTCCCGGCTGTATAGAGACAATCTCTGCTGGAGTAACCTGAATTTGAACCTTTAGAACCCCAGCTATTCCAGGTACCAATTCAAGCAGGGGTTGATGGAGAGCTACCCGATCCCCAGGGTTGAGTTTAAGCATATTATGTACGCGTCCGGTAATGGATGCAGGGATGTTTGCTTCGTTTACCTGCTTCTCCAGAAATGCGATTTTGGCTTGGAGAGATCCTACCTCTTCCTGGGTGTTCTGAATAATCTGGGTAGCCTGGAGAATCCGCTGATGTTCCCATCGGAGCAGATCAAGACTCAGTTGTTCTCGCTGTAACTCCAACCGTCTGATGGTAACCATACTTTGAAGGAGTTGCGGTTTTTCCATCTCGATCGAGAGTTCATATTCAATGGTTCGGATTCCATGGGTACGGAGACGCTTTTCTGCATTGAAATCCTCCCAAAGCACCTGTTCATAGCCCCCGCCTAGATATTGAGGAGCTGCGATTCCGCTCAGGCTATGGAGAAGCACCTGATTAGCATACAAATTCTCAAAGGCAGTCTTGAGCCGCGGTTTTAACTCATTCAGTTGAATCTGCTGCTCTGTAATATTCATGGTGACTAGTATCTCTCCGGCCTCAACCAAATCCCCGTCCTTGACATGCACAGTCTGTACAATCCCTGAGGATCCCGGCGAGATAAGACTTGGATTTGCTACTGGACGGGTTTCTGCAATCCCGTATGCAACATCTTCTACCGAAAATAGGAAAGACCAACCCAAAAGCGACAAACAGAACAAGCAGATTAATAGAATGCCGACCCTGCAGATGATGGGCCTTGAAAGCTCATAAAATTCTCGGCTATGTTTTATGACATCACCAGAGAGAATGTTCATTGGTCGTCCTCACCCTCAACCCCTGAAGTAATGGTGACCTGTTTCTGGCACTCCCATAACCGTCGGTACTGCCCCCCTGGTTTTTGTAGAAGCTCTTGGTGTGTTCCGGTCTCTTGTACCCTACCATTTTCTAACACAACTATCCGGTTACAGTTCTGTACGGTAGTGAGCCGATGAGCAATAATCAAAATGGTAGTACCTACATGACGTAATCCTTCAAGGAACATCTGAAATCCCGATTCAGTTTTGGTGTCCAGGGCGCTGGTTGCCTCATCTAGGATTAAGAGCCGGGGCTTCCGTATCAACGCCCGGGCAATCGCCAGCCGCTGCCGCTCCCCGCCGGATAATTTCGCACCACGGTCCCCGACCTCGGTAGCGAATCCATCAGGCAATCCTTGAATGAAGGGTAAGGCCTGAGCCATAGTACAGGCATAGAGCACATCGCTGATATGGGGCTTTTCTAAGCCGATGATGAGATTATCCATAATCGTACCGGAGAACAGCATCGGATCCTGGGGCACATATCCGATTTGCCTACGTAGTCCTTGGGAGTCAAAAAGTCGACTGTCCCGTCCGTCAAATAGCAGTGTTCCCTGGGAGGGCGTGTACATCGTAAGAATGAGTTTGACGAGGGTGGACTTACCGCTCCCGCTCTGTCCCACAATTCCGACAGTTTCACCAGATTCAATTTCCAAGGAAAAATTCTGCAATGCAATATTTTTCACCCCATAGGAGAAGGATACATTTCTAAATGAGATCGCACCGAAAAGGGTTTCTGACTCGGAGATTGGCGAAGGAGGATTCCCAGATACCATGGGTCTTTTCCGCCGTATCTCCTTCTCGTCTGGGAGCTCCAGGATGGAAAGCAGTCGTCTAGCAGCAACATTTGCACCCTGCAACTGAGGTTGAAGCAGAAGTAACCGCTTAATTGGCCCGATAAAATATCCCAGTAAAGCATTGAAACTAATGAGCTGGCCAATGGATATCCGCCCCTGAAGGATTAACCATCCACCTACCCAAAATAAGAGAACCTGTGAAACAGCCTCAATAGCCCCCAATAACCCTCCTTGGGTTATACCCAGTACATCAAGGGTGAATTCCTGTTTTAATGACGCCAACACCCGTTGTTCTGCTTGCTCATACATGGGGTCTTCATAACCGAAGGCTTTAATGTGAAAAATACCGGATAAACTCTCCACCAAGTGGGTATGCTGAGCTGCATGAAGGGACATGGCTCTGGTATTATTTCGGGTGAAGGGCTTTCGATACAGAATTACAACCAGGGCAAAAAACGGAAGGGATGAGACACTGAGCAGGGTGAGCAAAGGGCTTTGAAGGAACAGGAATATCCCAACTCCCAGGATCATCAAGCTGTCAATACATGCAGATAGGGTCAGTCCGGACAACACCTCCCGTATTTTGCGTCCATCCTCCAATCGGGTTAGTATCTCGCCGACCCTCCGCTTATCAAAAAAAGACTGGGGCAGAAATAGAACCTTTTTGAAATATAGCAGGGCAATAGAAAGATCCACCCTGCTCCCCAGATGGCTCAGCGTGTATTGACGGATCCCATTGAGGATATTCTGAACCAACACCAGAACAATCATACCCCCGGAGACTATATGAAGGGTCCGTTGCATATGACCACCGACAACCGAGTCAATGATGAATCGGATGTATAGGAATTGAGTAATACCGAAGAGTATCAAGGCAAAGGAGGCAATAAACACCTCCACAAACTCGCGTTTGAAAGGTTTCAGAAGAGACATGAACGCTATCAGAGGAGTTGAGGCTTTCCCCTTGGCAATGAAGTTTGGGCCCGGTGCAAGAATAATGAATGACCCGGTCCATATGGCTGAAAGCTCCTCCATGGATAGCTTCTTCACACCTTCGGCTGGATCTGCTACCCGTATCGAACCCTTGGATATTCTCAGAACAACCATAAAGTGGAACTGCTCTCCCTGTTGTACATGGAGGATGGCAGGCATCGGAGTGTGGCTCGGCAGTCTCTTATCCTGGGAGAACAGCGCGTGGGCGGTGAACCCTAACACCTGGGCAGCCTGGAGCATACCGGCAAAACTAGTGCCCTGGGTATTGGTACCGGCAATTTCACGGATCATCCCTATACTAGCAGAAAGTTTGTAGTATTTGGAAATCATCGCCAAACAGGCTGCACCGCAGTCCGTTTCATCAAGTTGAGAAATAAATCGTAACCCCACCCTGTTCCCTCCCTGCTCATCCTCATACAGCCTGGTTTATTCCCTGGTCGTCATCGGACCAGGAGTTCCCGTCTATACAATGGTCTATTGGGAGAACTGTTCCATTATGTCGCGGACATAGATGATTTCACCAGCCCGATTGAGAAAAGCCCACCCATCTCGGGTGCCCGTGGAGTAATCTTTTTCCATTATGGAAACCCACCCGTGTTTATAGACGGAAGGGTAGCCGCCGAAGGTATCGTAAATTTCATTGGTAAAGATGAATCCTTCCGGTAGATACTGGACAATCTGTCCGGACGTGTCCCAGAACCCTAGAATTAACTCTCCGTTCACCGAACCCTGAAAACTTGCGACCCCTTCCTCAAAAGCACCGCCGATGGCAGAAAAAGGAGAAAGAAACCCCCGGCTTCCGTCCCGATGCAAATAGAGAGTTCTGGAATTCCAGGGCTGGGGGGCAACTCGGTCCGTACTTCCTATTGCATAGACATAGCCGTCACCGCTGACCCTCTGGCTGTTCATGAACCAACGTTCGCCAGGCAGGCGATCACGTATCAGCTTGGGATGAAAACGGATGACAACCTCTCCCCGCGTATCAATGAAGTAGGTGAAGGTATCCTGCTTTACCTGAGCCAGTCCAAGATGAAAATCTTCAGCTTCATCCCATACGGGCTCAATGGCCCACTGCCCCGCAGGGTTCAAAAATCCCACCGAATTCCCATACTTAACTCCCACTGCCAACCCCTCGCTGAAGGGCTGGATGTGAAACAGCGCATTCATTTTGATGAGTTCTCCCGATCTGTTCATTAAAACATGATGTTCGGGGAAAAAGGGCTTTGCTGTACCGGCCACACCCTGGGAAAATTCCGTAGTCGACCGATCAAACTCCCTTTGAAAGACATCCTGCCCATTCAAATCAAGAAAAACCACCTTATCGTCGAACATTGATCCATAATCGCGAATGAGCCTGCACAACCCGTCGGAGGGAGGATCAAGCCGCTCTCCCTGCACCTGAAATACCACCTGACCCCTTGAGTCCAATAGTTGCCATGTTTTTCCATCAGGCAGCAAAGCGCTTAGGTATCCTTCCCTGGGGTAACTGAGTTCCGCATATCTCGGCTCAATAATAAGGGTCAAATTCTGATCTAAAAGCCCGACCCTATTGTTGTAAAAAAACCGATGATAGCTTCGCTCTGCATCCTGGGTGAAGATGCTCTGCACCCCGAGAAAAACCAGCAGCAGTACGAGCAGATTTTTCATACGCATCTCTCCTTCTTGTTTCTAGTGTTTAGAGGATTGATCCAGACAAGCAATGCGAGTTCATTGTCACTGTTCACCGGATTCCTTATTGCGGTAGTACTGATCCATGATGTCGCGGACATAGATCACCTCATCTTCCTTGTTGAGAAAGGCCCAACCCTCCCAGGTGCCTGTTCGATAGTCCTTTTCCATTATGGGAACCCATCCATTCTGGTAGTTGGATTTGTAGTCGCCAAAACTATCAAACACTTCATCAACAAAGATGAATCCCTCGGGTAAGACCTGGACTATCTGACCGGTGGTATCCCAGAACCCCCGGGTAAGCTCCCCATCTACCATGCCGGTAAAACTTGCGACACCCTCCTCAAAGTCTCCTCCTATGGCGAAGAAGGAAGACATGAAAACTTGGCTGCCGTCTCGGTAGTAGTAGAGGGTTCTGGTATTCCAGGGTTGGGGTGCTGCCCTATCGGTGGTTCCCAGAGCATATACGTAGCCGTCTCCGCTGACCTTACGGCTATTCATGAACCAGTTCTCGTATGGAAGATCATCAATATGCTTAGGGTTTAAATCTATTACCGGTTCACCCTGGTGATTGATAAAGTAGGTGTAATCAAAGCGGTGAACCAGAGCTAACCCGTTATGGAAATCCCCAATCTCCGTCCATTCCGGCCGGATGGCCCATCGCCCTTGGGCATCTAAGAACCCAGCCCAATTCTCAGGAGTAACCGCAGCTGCCAAACCCTCCTGAAAAGGCCGGATCTCCAGCATGGGTCTCATCTTCAGGTAGGTCCCCTGGAGGTTAATAAGTGTGTATTGTTCACTATCAACGGGGCTGCTCACCGGGGCAAGCCCGTTCCCGAAGGGTCTGGCCGATGGGTACTGCACCCCGAAGGGGTTCCGGCCTTCCAATGTCAGAAATTCAGCATACCGTTGTTTACCCACACCTAGGTTAAAAATAGCGAGAGAAAGGTCATCCCGGACTGGATACAGCCGGATGGCATCAACCTCAAATAAGGTCTGACCATCCAGGGTCACCACACCCCAGGTGGTGTCATTGAGTCGGTAAGTGCAATATCCCTCACTGGGTAGACTCAGCTCCTGATACAGGGGTTCCAGTACTACCTGGAGGTGCTGGTCTAGCAGTCCGGTCTTACCCATATAATAAAACCGGTGGTAATCCCCCTCAGCTGTATCCGGGAATACTCCCTGTAATCCGAAAACAATCCAGAATATAAACAGTATGGTCTTCATGGCCTGTTATTTCCCCGGATCGGCACTGATGGATCCCAAAAGTCGAAGTCCTGCCAGTTTAGGCCCCCACGCTGCCATGACCGCTTCATCTCACTCAGGCTGGAATAAACCTCCACATGCTGTCCACGATCACGCGAGGGACTATCGTACATGTACCCGAAGGCCGCAACGAGAACCGATCCGTCCCTGTTTACCCGGATAGCGGCCGCATGACCACTAGCACCCTTTGTTGGATCGGTCGCCAGGACAACATTCCATTTTCCGACAGCAGGTTTTGAACGTAGGGCATTTTCAGCATCAAGGTAGGCTTCATGACCTTCAACGGTGTATGTCTCAGCACTCCCCCAAATATCCTTGATAGGAATCTTGACTACCTCTTTGAAAAACTCTTCAACATAATTATCGCATCGATGCAGTGCCGGGTCCCAGGTTGAGGCCTCACTATCCAGGTGAAATTCTCTTATCTGGTGAACAACACTCCTTACCTCATAGGTGTAGGGTAAAGTGTGCTGCATGGGCATGTTCAGCTCTCTTCGTCGTTGGTTTTCCCTTGCAATTAAAAGCCGTTCCTGTTCAGGGGTTAATTCTTCGGGACGTTTCCTACTCCCCGTTTCCGGCAAAGTCGGAGAGAAATCCTTCGTTTTGGTTTTGACGCCGGTGGTATAGCCTGTTTTTTGGGGCTTGGGGGATTTAGTACCCCCTGAGGTTGGACTCGAACCGCTTAGGTCTTTCTTTTTATCCTGAGCGGCTGCCTGGCTGGTGGGTGAGGTTTTATTCGGTCTCGCCTTGCCTCCGGCAATCGCGGTTGAGGTAGGTTTATTTTTCGTCTTGGGCGGGGGAACGGATCGAACTGCGTAGGGATTTGTCTTTGTTTTTGAGGTCGTCGCAGCCATGGTTTTGGTCGGAGTGGTTTTTGCTTTGGGCCCAGGACCGGCGCTTGCTCCGGGATCCTTCTTGGGGACTTGAGGTTTCTGTGATTTAGTACCACCGTTGTTTGCCTTTGTACGGATTTGTTGCATTTTGGTTACGGATGTGGGCCGAGATGCTGTTGAGTAGCTGGAAGGTGAAGTACGGGCAGGGGTGGTTTTACTGGTAGAAGTCCGGTTGTAGGTTGATGGGTTTCCGTATCCGCCTCCCCAGGTCATGAGCTGTTCAGGGGTAAGCTCAGTAATACCCTCAAGTTCTAACTGGGATCCGAAGTACTTCATGGAGTGCTTCCTCCTTTTTTATTGTCTGACCGAAGTCAGGGGTACAGGGGTGTTGTTTCTGTAGTGCAACCAGAATCAGAATCTCCATGTTCTGGAGGGTGATGGAGTGATGAAGGGTGAATCCGGGCAACCCGGTGAGAACCTCCTCGGTCGACTCGATCTGCCAACGCTGTCCAGTAAGCCGTGGTCCACGGAGGAGTCCAAGTATTATCGTCCGGGCTCCGGAGGTTGCAATCTGATTCAAGGCGGTGTGGATGTCAGTAGCGTATTCCAGCCACCCGAGGATGATAATTTGGAACACATCGGGATGATAGACTTGGAGGGTCTCTAAGCAGGCGGCTTCAGCACTTACCTGCAGGGTATACTCCGGGTAGCTATCCAGTAGCTCATCGCCAGCCCAATCGGCACCCCAAATGAGGGCGGGGATGTCGTTATCTACCCACGGAAGAAGCTGCCGCAGCAACTCAGCTAATTCCGTTCTGGTTGGGTGTTGCGGGGGTAGCGAGGGCAGGCCAGCCTGGGCTGATAGATGGAGATTGGGAGCTAATCCATTGAGGACGGCCTTGTACATCCGAAGATGCTCCGATCCCGCCCGTTGCCAAGACCATTTTTGGGTATCCTCAATGCCTTGAAGTATGAGGGGGCGGAGGGCTGACCAGTTGGAAAGGACATAGTACAAGGTAGTCGCTACCGATTCGGCTGTACTGGCAATTGCTATCCCGTTTTTGCCGGGTTCAAAGTACTCATCCATTCCGAGGCCGGGGGGAGCCATGAGCAAGCAGCCATGCATCAATGCTTCAAGACCAACCAACCCAAAGGGCTCATACCGGCTGGGCATGATCACAACATCCGCCTCCTGGTAGGCTTTTTCTCGAGCGGAGCCGTGGACGAAGCCCATGAATGATACTCGGGGGTAGGCGTCCTCGGGAGGAGGCGGCCCGAACCCGTAGACCCGAAACTGCAGCTCCTCAGAATGATCCGGCCACCGGTTACAGAAGCCGGAGACACCCTGGAGGTAGGCGTCAAGTCCCTTCTGTTTCGAATCCAAGCGTCCGAAGAAGCTGATGACCCGGGGAATCGATCGCGGCTTTGTTTTGAGAACCCCAGCCTCACAGGGTACTGCGCCCAGGGGCATGATGACAGCCCGGGCATTCGGAGAGATGGCGTTTTGCAGTCGCTTCCGGCTGAAAGCCGAGTACACCAGGGTGAGGGTGGCGTGTTCGGCGGCACAACGGTCAATCTTGAGCTCCTGCATCCATTGATCATCCAGGAGTGCCATACCTGAGAGATCAGGCATAGAGAGATGCAGGGAAAAAACCACATTGGGCATACAGTGGAAGGGCATATAGGTTTGCCGGTCATTACAGTGAATAATGTCTGGACAAAACTCCTGAAATACCGGAATCATCCGGGAAAGCAGGGAGAAGCCTGCTTCAAGCACCTCTCCCTCGGGGGTGAAGGTGGGAAAAACCGGTCTGCATGCAACATGGAAGTCTATGAACCCCGAGGGAGGAGGCCCCTCCGTCTCGCAGCTTGGGTCGGTATAATCCAGGAGAAGGATCTTTACCTGATGGCCGAGGTGCCGGAGAGCTTGGGTCAGCTCTCTGACAAACTCCCCCAGACCGCCGATCTGCCGGCCGGGGTCTTCGGTGGTGACCATGAGTATACGCAGTGGTTTGCGGGGTTCTAGGCTCATACCTTATATATCCAGATTTTTTTTCACGGTGCTTCAAAGTTGTGATTTTTTTAAGTTTTTTTTTTTGCATACATGACAGGCAGGATCCGAGGCAGAACAAGGAGAGGTCCCACCCGGGGTGGTGTCGCCGAGGTGAGGGGCTGTACCCTAGCAGGCTGGTGAAACCGGCCAGGAGGCGGTTCCCGGTCTACGCTGGGATATTCAGCATCATTGCAGGGCTCGCTCACAACGGAAGGGTTTCTTCGGAGGGCTCCGGTACTTGGAACGCTCCCCCAGGCGCCAAAAGGGAGGTCAGAGCGGGCGACCCGGCTACACGGCCGGGCCTGGAGTGTTGGGACATTGGAATCCCCTTAAACAACCAAATA
Proteins encoded in this window:
- a CDS encoding WG repeat-containing protein, whose translation is MKTILFIFWIVFGLQGVFPDTAEGDYHRFYYMGKTGLLDQHLQVVLEPLYQELSLPSEGYCTYRLNDTTWGVVTLDGQTLFEVDAIRLYPVRDDLSLAIFNLGVGKQRYAEFLTLEGRNPFGVQYPSARPFGNGLAPVSSPVDSEQYTLINLQGTYLKMRPMLEIRPFQEGLAAAVTPENWAGFLDAQGRWAIRPEWTEIGDFHNGLALVHRFDYTYFINHQGEPVIDLNPKHIDDLPYENWFMNSRKVSGDGYVYALGTTDRAAPQPWNTRTLYYYRDGSQVFMSSFFAIGGDFEEGVASFTGMVDGELTRGFWDTTGQIVQVLPEGFIFVDEVFDSFGDYKSNYQNGWVPIMEKDYRTGTWEGWAFLNKEDEVIYVRDIMDQYYRNKESGEQ
- a CDS encoding HlyD family secretion protein; translated protein: MNILSGDVIKHSREFYELSRPIICRVGILLICLFCLSLLGWSFLFSVEDVAYGIAETRPVANPSLISPGSSGIVQTVHVKDGDLVEAGEILVTMNITEQQIQLNELKPRLKTAFENLYANQVLLHSLSGIAAPQYLGGGYEQVLWEDFNAEKRLRTHGIRTIEYELSIEMEKPQLLQSMVTIRRLELQREQLSLDLLRWEHQRILQATQIIQNTQEEVGSLQAKIAFLEKQVNEANIPASITGRVHNMLKLNPGDRVALHQPLLELVPGIAGVLKVQIQVTPAEIVSIQPGMKVIIHFESLPINEYEPIVGTVVTIPADSSHTHAGEPVYFLEAEIPSLVKHRESSSEIPIPPGIIGEARIILQRRKIIHFILEVLDWV
- a CDS encoding IS256 family transposase; the protein is MAYQSEYTLLEQVIQMLATKEDSKFSKVIEKVVNEAMKLERAKTLQAEPYERTEDRMGYANGFKNKTLALATGKVLLKIPQVRGLEFYPSCIEKGIRSERALKLAIAEMYVKGVSTRRVSDIVEILCGTEVSSSQVSRLAKELDEEATSWRSSPVGQIQYLVLDATYESVRVGSKVVKQSLLMAIGVDYEGKRQILGTEVANSEAEVNWRSFLEGLVRRGLHGLTMITSDDHAGLRAAIDAVFPGILWQRCQFHLQQNARGYVTRKDDVPAVAAEIRKVFNAPDEQNAERYLQSLVEKYEKTQPRLAQWADENLREGLSVFHIPENHRRKLRTSNLAERQMKEIKRRTKVVGVFPNADSLLRLAAAMLIEQNDQWQNEKRYLPESNDRPAFKEIYRKKVA
- a CDS encoding divergent PAP2 family protein is translated as MNDNTMFPGLALIIAAGIQLSCQLFKFVVYSIRDGRIEPRYLTTAGGIPSAHSAFVVSVTTGVGWLYGSWCTILSVN
- a CDS encoding WG repeat-containing protein is translated as MKNLLVLLLVFLGVQSIFTQDAERSYHRFFYNNRVGLLDQNLTLIIEPRYAELSYPREGYLSALLPDGKTWQLLDSRGQVVFQVQGERLDPPSDGLCRLIRDYGSMFDDKVVFLDLNGQDVFQREFDRSTTEFSQGVAGTAKPFFPEHHVLMNRSGELIKMNALFHIQPFSEGLAVGVKYGNSVGFLNPAGQWAIEPVWDEAEDFHLGLAQVKQDTFTYFIDTRGEVVIRFHPKLIRDRLPGERWFMNSQRVSGDGYVYAIGSTDRVAPQPWNSRTLYLHRDGSRGFLSPFSAIGGAFEEGVASFQGSVNGELILGFWDTSGQIVQYLPEGFIFTNEIYDTFGGYPSVYKHGWVSIMEKDYSTGTRDGWAFLNRAGEIIYVRDIMEQFSQ
- a CDS encoding glycosyltransferase family 4 protein, whose protein sequence is MSLEPRKPLRILMVTTEDPGRQIGGLGEFVRELTQALRHLGHQVKILLLDYTDPSCETEGPPPSGFIDFHVACRPVFPTFTPEGEVLEAGFSLLSRMIPVFQEFCPDIIHCNDRQTYMPFHCMPNVVFSLHLSMPDLSGMALLDDQWMQELKIDRCAAEHATLTLVYSAFSRKRLQNAISPNARAVIMPLGAVPCEAGVLKTKPRSIPRVISFFGRLDSKQKGLDAYLQGVSGFCNRWPDHSEELQFRVYGFGPPPPEDAYPRVSFMGFVHGSAREKAYQEADVVIMPSRYEPFGLVGLEALMHGCLLMAPPGLGMDEYFEPGKNGIAIASTAESVATTLYYVLSNWSALRPLILQGIEDTQKWSWQRAGSEHLRMYKAVLNGLAPNLHLSAQAGLPSLPPQHPTRTELAELLRQLLPWVDNDIPALIWGADWAGDELLDSYPEYTLQVSAEAACLETLQVYHPDVFQIIILGWLEYATDIHTALNQIATSGARTIILGLLRGPRLTGQRWQIESTEEVLTGLPGFTLHHSITLQNMEILILVALQKQHPCTPDFGQTIKKEEALHEVLRIPVRT
- a CDS encoding peptidase domain-containing ABC transporter translates to MGLRFISQLDETDCGAACLAMISKYYKLSASIGMIREIAGTNTQGTSFAGMLQAAQVLGFTAHALFSQDKRLPSHTPMPAILHVQQGEQFHFMVVLRISKGSIRVADPAEGVKKLSMEELSAIWTGSFIILAPGPNFIAKGKASTPLIAFMSLLKPFKREFVEVFIASFALILFGITQFLYIRFIIDSVVGGHMQRTLHIVSGGMIVLVLVQNILNGIRQYTLSHLGSRVDLSIALLYFKKVLFLPQSFFDKRRVGEILTRLEDGRKIREVLSGLTLSACIDSLMILGVGIFLFLQSPLLTLLSVSSLPFFALVVILYRKPFTRNNTRAMSLHAAQHTHLVESLSGIFHIKAFGYEDPMYEQAEQRVLASLKQEFTLDVLGITQGGLLGAIEAVSQVLLFWVGGWLILQGRISIGQLISFNALLGYFIGPIKRLLLLQPQLQGANVAARRLLSILELPDEKEIRRKRPMVSGNPPSPISESETLFGAISFRNVSFSYGVKNIALQNFSLEIESGETVGIVGQSGSGKSTLVKLILTMYTPSQGTLLFDGRDSRLFDSQGLRRQIGYVPQDPMLFSGTIMDNLIIGLEKPHISDVLYACTMAQALPFIQGLPDGFATEVGDRGAKLSGGERQRLAIARALIRKPRLLILDEATSALDTKTESGFQMFLEGLRHVGTTILIIAHRLTTVQNCNRIVVLENGRVQETGTHQELLQKPGGQYRRLWECQKQVTITSGVEGEDDQ